The Parcubacteria group bacterium ADurb.Bin159 genomic sequence AGCCGGGAATGATTATTGTTAGACAAAAATCATCTATGTTTTATCCCGGGGAAGGAGTGCTTCAAGGAAAAGACAAAACTCTTTTTGCTGTTAAAAATGGTTATATCCATTTTTCTTCTAAAAAAGTAAAAAATTTCACCGGCAAA encodes the following:
- the rpmA gene encoding 50S ribosomal protein L27, with amino-acid sequence MAHKKAGGSATSGKTSQSKRLGVKLFDGQIVKPGMIIVRQKSSMFYPGEGVLQGKDKTLFAVKNGYIHFSSKKVKNFTGKLKKRQFITIIPEKKKSK